In Vanrija pseudolonga chromosome 4, complete sequence, a single window of DNA contains:
- the lsb5 gene encoding Protein lsb5 — MSKAGNYLRSGQSFVNKLAGEKPHSSVTDWVEVLSSDRYDELSLDGIPELVDSVNLQGSQGTTEAARAIRKKLKYGNVHRQLRALVILRSLTENAGKNFQLNWADQRLLDRLREMATDGLLDPKVKKRLILVFHAWSIQYADEPRMQTVAGLFRQYSGRKPVPGAPGGGHATRSSVSSISAATTPDAATPGRGGFSDTDPLYKHSWEPAPGQRGADTYADLASARADAEERKRQREGRIAIEHREAELERRERDLKRKQEMAAIESRRQREAQEEADRRRQAKLDRKNQPKRPKFNFEKEKPQIMVAVANAIQAANNLVNSCRLVNRETENITENPRVQDSLDKAKAARRAIIRYIHLVNQEEFVGTLLDANSRIVEAIQLYDKLSKPAALDSDSDHELSPAEKAEAEQVEKIRQRLAAQKLESQRTGELQQLQDQQKVESKRAVARQERRQASGTSSRQGAPSSAYADLQDLQFGSIGNKGAAGLPPPIRPDSDAGSIAGGSLSDFSDYDSSEDEWRAAHSRQQSRQYDYRHNYGGSSSKNPDPQEGNTYQSLEDEFGSKGLLDPNDPFGDPFADDEEATTPHQEKPRQEWAAI, encoded by the exons ATGTCAAAGGCAGGCAACTACCTGCGCTCCGGGCAGTCGTTTGTCAACAAGCTCGCGGGCGAGAAGCCCCACTCGTCCGTCACCGACTGGGTCGAGGTGCTCTCGTCGGACAGGTACGACGAGCTCAGCCTCGACGGCatccccgagctcgtcgacagcgtcAACCTGCAGGGATCGCAGGGCACGACCGAGGCCGCACGCGCGATCCGAAAGAAGCTCAAGTACGGCAACGTGCAccgccagctgcgcgcgctcgtcatcctccgctcgctcaccgAGAATGCGGGCAAAAACTTCCAGCTCAACTGGGCCGAccagcgcctgctcgaccgcctccGCGAGATGGCGACCGAC GGACTGCTCGACCCCAAGGTTAAGAAGCGCCTGATCCTCGTGTTCCATGCCTGGTCGATCCAGTATGCG GATGAGCCTAGGATGCAGACGGTCGCCGGCCTCTTCCGCCAGTACAGTGGCCGCAAG CCGGTTCCTGGCGCGCCTGGTGGCGGCCATGCCACCCGCAGCTCTGTTAGCTCCATCTCGGCTGCGACTACGCCTGATGCTGCCACCCCGGGACGTGGTGGCTTCTCGGACACGGACCCGCTGTACAAGCACAGCTGGGAGCCGGCCCCGGGCCAGAGGGGCGCCGACACGTACGCTGACCTGGCATCTGCCcgggccgacgccgaggagcgcaagcgccaGCGTGAGGGCCGCATTGCTATCGAGCACCGTGAGgctgagctcgagcgccgtgagCGCGACCTCAAGCGCAAGCAGGAGATGGCTGCGATCGagtcgcgccgccagcgggaggcccaggaggaggccgatcgccgccgccaggccaagctcgacagAAAGAACCAGCCCAAGCGTCCAAAGTTCAACTTTGAGAAGGAGAAGCCCCAGATCATGGTCGCTGTCGCCAACGCTATCCAGGCCGCCAACAACCTCGTCAACTCGTGCAGGCTCGTCAACCGCGAGACTGAGAACATTACCGAGAACCCTAGGGTGCAGGACAgcctcgacaaggccaaggccgcgcgccgtgccaTTATCAGATACATCCACTTGGTCAACCAGGAGGAGTTTGTTGGcacgctcctcgacgccaactcGAGGATTGTGGAGGCGATCCAGTTGTATGACAAG CTCTCCAAGCCTGCCGCtctcgactcggactcggaccATGAGCTTAGCCCTgcggagaaggccgaggctgagcaGGTGGAGAAGATTCGCCAGCGTCTCGCGGCACAGAAGCTCGAGTCTCAGAGAACCGGCGAGCTCCAGCAGCTGCAGGATCAGCAAAAGGTCGAGTCGAAGCGTGCCGTTGCGCGCCAGGAGCGTCGCCAGGCTTCtggcacctcgtcgcgccagggagccccgtcgtcggcgtacgcCGACCTGCAGGACCTGCAGTTTGGCTCGATTGGGAACAagggtgctgctggcctcCCGCCCCCTATCCGCCCGGACTCGGACGCCGGCTCGATTGCTGGAGG GTCTCTGTCCGACTTCTCCGACTATGATAGCTCGGAGGACGAGTGGCGCGCTGCTCACTCACGCCAGCAGTCGAGACAGTACGACTACCGCCACAACTacggcggctcgtcgtccaagaACCCCGACCCGCAGGAGGGCAACACATACCAgtcgctcgaggacgagtttggcTCCAAGGGCCTGCTTGACCCCAACGACCCCTTCGGAGATCCgtttgccgacgacgaggaggccacGACCCCGCACCAGGAGAAGCCGCGCCAAGAGT GGGCTGCAATCTAA
- the coq6 gene encoding Ubiquinone biosynthesis monooxygenase COQ6, mitochondrial — protein sequence MQRSLASVTRILEPAAASSSRRVLPRALAARARFSPAASSSSSSSGISRPLTSTPRRAHSTAAAPPLEPIPPISAEDTYDIVIIGGGPAGLALASALVSYKTLRDTTRILLLEGGSLGPVRNWDDAGEWSNRVSSLTAENIEWLDSIDAWKNIALHRSNAVDDIIVWANPDAGSHPMLHFPPQDKPLARMTENINTQRALLRRLDEVPGVVSVREGARVTEMRYGEGRGWVGLKVGDDWVRASLVIGADGPNSPVRKFANIETFGHAYDTHAVVATLEHAPQLVFPNHTAFQRFLPTGPLAFLPLSDTASTMVWSTTPALAAALKRLEIPALVTAVNAGFSLSEPDLALMHDALLQADAAKAPLSAEALAGVLATLEPTAHTDAPLPPTVTNIPKASVAGFPLRLSHADQYTAHRLALVGDACHTTHPLAGQGLNAGLADARVLAATLNTARQVGSDLGSITALAPYPRERYLPNHLMLATVDKLNSVFGSRNPLVNWARSTGLEVINELGPLKSFFMANAGSGISGQPRVGQLREFGRANASDNLAGRPAGFTAAAADAFEGFQVVKNVATATANVLGEGLKNALRRGADSLERK from the exons ATGCAgcgctcgctggcgtcaGTCACACGGATACTCGAGCCCGCCGCtgcgtcgtcctcgcgccgcgtgcTCCCCCGCGCGCTtgccgcgcgggcgcgtttctcgcccgccgcgtcgtcctcgtcgtcttcgtccgGCATCTCCCGGCCCCTGACGTCGacaccacgccgcgcacactcgactgctgctgctcccccACTGGAGCCGATCCCACCCATCTCCGCCGAGGACACGTATGACATTGTCATTATCGGCGGTGGGCcggccggcctcgcgctcgcgtcggcaCTTG TCTCGTACAAGACCCTCCGGGATACGACGCGCatcctgctcctcgagggcggctcCCTCGGCCCAGTGCGCAACTgggacgacgcgggcgagtGGTCGAACCGCGTGTCGTCGCTCACGGCCGAGAACATCGAGTGGCTCGACAGCATTGACGCGTGGAAGAACATCGCACTGCACAGGAGcaacgccgtcgacgacatcaTCGTCTGGGCCAACCCCGACGCCGGGAGCCACCCGATGCTCCACTTCCCGCCGCAGGACAAGCCGCTCGCCCGCATGACCGAGAACATCAACAcgcagcgcgcgcttctccgccggctcgacgaggtgcccgGCGTGGTGAgcgtgcgcgagggcgcgcgcgtcacGGAGATGCGGTATGGTGAAGGCCGAGGCTGGGTCGGCCTCAAGGTCGGGGACGACTGGGTCCGCGCGAGCTTGGTG ATCGGCGCAGACGGGCCAAACTCGCCAGTGCGCAAGTTTGCCAACATCGAGACCTTTGGGCACGCATACGAcacgcacgccgtcgtcgcgacgctcgagcacgccccGCAGCTCGTGTTCCCCAACCACACGGCGTTCCAGCGTTTCCTGCCGACCGGCCCGCTCGCGTTCCTCCCGCTGTCAgacacggcgagcacgatggtgtggtcgacgacgccggcgctcgcggccgcgctcaagcgcctcgagATCCCGGCCCTCGTGACGGCCGTCAACGCCGGCTTTTCCCTCTCCGagcccgacctcgcgctcatgcacgacgcgctgctccaggccgacgcggccaaggcgccgctctcggccgaggcgctcgccggcgtgctggcCACCCTCGAGCCCACGGCGCACAcggacgcgccgctcccccCGACCGTGACCAACATCCCGAAGGCGTCGGTCGCCGGCTTCCCCCTCCGCCTGTCCCACGCAGACCAGTACACTGCGCAccggctcgcgctcgtcggcgacgcctGCCACACGACCCACCCGCTGGCCGGGCAGGGCCTCAACGCCGGTTTGGCCGACGCCCgtgtgctcgccgccacgctcAACACTGCTCGCCAGGTCGGATCGGATCTCGGCTCCATCACCGCCCTCGCACCGTACCCCCGCGAGCGGTACCTCCCCAATCACCTCATGCTCGCGaccgtcgacaagctcaacaGCGTGTTCGGCTCGCGCAACCCCCTCGTCAACTGGGCCCGGTCTAccggcctcgaggtcatcAACGAGCTCGGCCCCCTCAAGAGCTTCTTCATGGCTAATGCGGGCTCGGGCATCTCGGGCCAGCCCCGTGTcggccagctgcgcgagtTTGGCCGCGCAAACGCCAGCGACAACCTCGCTGGCCGCCCTGCTGGCTTtaccgccgctgctgccgacgcgTTTGAGGGCTTCCAGGTCGTCAAGAACGTCGCAACTGCCACGGCCAACGTTCTTGGCGAGGGCCTCAAGAATGCCCTCCGTCGCGGAGCCGACTCGCTGGAGAGGAAGTAG